Proteins from a genomic interval of Nematostella vectensis chromosome 5, jaNemVect1.1, whole genome shotgun sequence:
- the LOC116619211 gene encoding uncharacterized protein LOC116619211 has protein sequence MRKAVTLVKSLLKRHKIKKDEQEGKDGSIFANRPKLPEITILRPCPRCVIAYENKIRKPQRGETAENELGFTDSDDLPYDEGKAGRNLQGFLKLHGLNQGYDRESSSCADESCMSLWGIRGHILWKQRHRMLDLRSHCPILIIMTETSTAWKAPLFYKDRELTVLRSSLRSLISLLGINIQFNEFSPDVHIDVWITFARRNSLVVFSDQEDMLVQGVLDHFVWIAFCNVPLSCAKRAEHIEALFQAVDHIIDMSIYLLKTGSEPSEISNTVKEAIIETATIVTSTAAESTATVGIETAAMALGQAAAGVAISVLVDVAITAGTVTHAKIKRDKGLISNKEFKTTVRHKLCDSGCQFIGGTTGTIVGQVLIPVPVVGAIVGGFCGSLIGAGVSKGIIKTSEIISRAQASKAKAITDK, from the coding sequence ATGAGGAAGGCGGTGACGCTTGTGAAAAGCTTGCTCAAACGACACAAGATCAAAAAAGACGAACAGGAGGGGAAAGATGGCTCGATTTTCGCAAATCGGCCCAAGCTACCAGAGATTACAATTCTACGGCCGTGTCCGCGCTGTGTTATCGCGTACGAGAATAAAATACGCAAGCCTCAGCGAGGTGAAACGGCAGAAAACGAGCTAGGGTTCACTGACTCGGATGACCTGCCTTATGATGAGGGTAAAGCGGGCAGGAATTTGCAAGGATTCCTTAAGTTACACGGCCTCAATCAAGGCTATGATCGCGAGAGCTCATCGTGTGCCGATGAAAGTTGCATGAGTTTATGGGGCATACGAGGTCATATTCTATGGAAGCAAAGACACCGCATGTTAGATCTGCGTTCTCATTGCCCAATACTTATCATCATGACAGAGACTAGCACGGCGTGGAAAGCACCGTTATTTTACAAGGACCGTGAATTGACAGTTCTAAGAAGTAGTCTCAGAAGTTTAATATCTCTTCTTGGAATTAATATCCAATTCAATGAATTCAGCCCGGATGTACATATCGATGTCTGGATCACTTTCGCGAGGAGGAATTCCCTAGTAGTGTTCTCCGACCAGGAGGATATGCTAGTGCAGGGGGTCTTGGACCATTTCGTGTGGATCGCATTTTGCAACGTGCCATTATCGTGTGCTAAAAGAGCTGAGCATATTGAGGCGTTATTCCAAGCAGTAGATCACATCATCGATATGAGCATATACCTCCTTAAGACGGGAAGTGAGCCATCCGAGATTAGCAACACAGTCAAAGAAGCGATCATCGAGACAGCTACCATAGTGACCTCAACCGCAGCAGAAAGCACAGCAACCGTTGGCATAGAAACCGCTGCAATGGCGCTCGGCCAGGCGGCGGCAGGGGTGGCCATCTCGGTCCTGGTAGACGTGGCGATAACGGCGGGTACAGTGACGCACGCCAAGATTAAGCGCGATAAAGGGCTGATCTCGAACAAGGAATTTAAGACTACTGTTCGACACAAGCTGTGTGATTCGGGGTGTCAGTTCATTGGAGGGACCACGGGGACCATAGTGGGGCAGGTGCTGATACCTGTGCCCGTAGTTGGGGCCATTGTTGGGGGGTTCTGTGGAAGCTTGATAGGGGCGGGGGTTAGTAAAGGTATTATCAAAACATCGGAGATTATCTCAAGGGCGCAAGCCTCCAAAGCGAAAGCTATTACAGATAAATGA
- the LOC5514147 gene encoding synaptotagmin-4, protein MEWGAKVGLYVGVALTFALFTAILVARFLWQRKQKPKNPYSVASGILGQVGISHHAPEFTIPLMVPLLIQDSFTCEEEPAVEEKVASPLNKRRRSFTWQGTPIFVQPTEQREDSNFLTVESSDGPLIRRLQSITDLSMFPGEQSSESRTETPGPWTSGVRRESLFFSASGTSILRRPRSNTTESDVASPVSPISPTHDRAASITSTSSCENLHASITTKRIHTLSTASTDSEPEQGRRISQTTRSAHLSLRKMTSMPDGCSGPKPRPPLKKRFSEIHRRTSSDSLGVSTANPKPTKPLPSTKRGKIMLTIGFNEEKKQLVVHLVNAVDLPMKNNNLLDSFVRLHLSMPMKQHRLQSKVHKKTCNPIYDEKIIFEDVDLTQLLQSTLRLKVTNKESGFTRGEVVGEALIFLSDKGVLRNTIMAKDLLPKSSGITEEDGLGEVLLSVCHYATSAQVKAVVHQIKDLAKSCKNPTISIELTHKGETIQKQQTRSKKTKKNSDSEEFNFHIPTTSACTLDSYSLQFSLFNQDLLRGAVCIGYVVLGQDAPFQSEVDFWRAVVNCPHEPITEWHKFHKTPY, encoded by the exons ATGGAAT ggggaGCGAAAGTCGGTCTGTATGTGGGCGTTGCCCTCACATTCGCGCTGTTTACTGCCATCCTTGTAGCACGGTTTCTATGGCAACGGAAACAGAAACCTAAGAACCCGTACTCCGTTGCCAGTGGCATTCTGGGACAGGTTGGGATATCCCACCATGCCCCGGAATTCACTATTCCTCTCATGGTCCCCTTGTTGATCCAAGACTCATTTACATGTGAGGAAGAGCCTGCAGTAGAAGAAAAAGTGGCTTCACCACTGAACAAGCGCAGGCGCAGTTTCACGTGGCAGGGAACGCCCATTTTCGTCCAGCCGACCGAACAGCGTGAAGACAGTAATTTTTTGACTGTGGAG AGTTCTGATGGCCCACTAATAAGGCGCCTACAGTCAATTACAGATCTGTCCATGTTTCCGGGCGAACAATCGTCCGAATCTCGGACAGAAACTCCCGGACCCTGGACAAGCGGTGTCCGGCGAGAGTCGCTGTTTTTCTCAGCATCCGGGACCTCAATCCTTCGCCGTCCCCGGAGTAACACTACAGAGAGCGACGTGGCTTCTCCTGTGTCGCCAATATCGCCAACACATG ACCGCGCAGCGTCAATTACGTCCACGAGCTCATGCGAAAACCTTCACGCGTCCATCACGACCAAGCGTATTCACACTCTTAGCACAGCCAGCACGGACTCCGAACCAGAACAAGGGCGCAGGATCTCTCAAACCACTCGCAGTGCGCATCTTAGTCTGCGCAAGATGACTAGTATGCCGGACGGGTGCTCCGGACCCAAGCCACGCCCTCCCCTTAAGAAGCGATTCAGTGAGATCCATCGCCGCACTTCTAGTGATAGCCTCGGAGTCAGCACGGCGAACCCTAAGCCCACTAAACCGCTGCCCTCGACGAAGAGAGGGAAGATAATGCTGACTATTGGTTTTAACGAGGAGAAGAAGCAGTTAGTGGTGCACTTGGTCAACGCCGTGGATTTACCGATGAAGAATAACAACTTGTTGGATTCCTTTGTGAGGTTGCATCTATCCATGCCTATGAAACAACACAGGCTTCAAAGCAAG GTTCACAAGAAAACTTGCAACCCAATCTATGACGAGAAGATAATTTTTGAAGATGTGGACCTGACTCAGCTACTTCAATCCACTTTACGACTCAAAGTCACTAACAAGGAGAGCGGGTTCACACGTGGCGAGGTGGTAGGCGAGGCATTGATCTTCCTCTCAGACAAGGGGGTTTTACGGAACACGATAATGGCCAAGGACTTACTGCCCAAGAGTTCGGGCATTACAGAAGAG GATGGGTTGGGAGAGGTGTTGCTCTCCGTTTGTCATTACGCGACCTCGGCTCAAGTGAAAGCTGTCGTGCATCAGATCAAAGACCTCGCCAAGTCTTGCAAAA aTCCCACCATTTCCATCGAGCTCACACACAAAGGAGAGACCATCCAAAAGCAGCAAACACGATCGAAGAAAACCAAGAAAAACTCGGACTCGGAAGAGTTCAATTTCCACATCCCAACCACAAGCGCGTGCACACTGGACAGCTATAGTCTACAGTTTTCGCTTTTCAATCAAGATTTACTGAGGGGGGCAGTGTGCATCGGCTATGTCGTACTAGGACAGGACGCGCCATTTCAGTCAGAAGTTGATTTCTGGCGCGCTGTGGTCAATTGTCCGCATGAACCAATCACAGAGTGGCATAAGTTTCATAAAACGCCGTATTAG